Proteins from one Blastocatellia bacterium genomic window:
- a CDS encoding amidohydrolase — protein MRSFVMMLLTMLLMADIGAFREEAELVLLGGRVWTGDPQQPHAEAVAIGRGRILAVGSAEAVRAWIGSRTHVLDVRGRLVLPGFIDNHTHFVNGGFQLLSVDLRDARDPQEFARRIAERAKALPPGRWITGGNWDHELWPGAPLPRKEWIDPHTPNTPVFVTRLDGHMGLANSLALRRAGIMRETPDPPGGTIVRDPQTGEPTGILKDAAMELVYRVIPEPSDSEYDEALRAALREAARVGVTSIQDITEWAHWPVYRRARQRGELTVRVYARTPIPEWERQREVIAREGPGDEWLRFGGFKGFVDGSLGSTTALFFEPYTDAPQTSGLLHGQMFPEGIMKQRIAAADRAGFQCSIHAIGDKANALLLDIFEEVIRENGPRDRRFRIEHAQHLRPQDIPRMARLGVIASMQPYHAIDDGRWAEKRIGRERCKTTYAFRSLLDAGVRVTFGSDWPVAPLNPLLGIYAAVTRKTLDGKNPNGWFPEQKITVEEAVRAYTVWGAYAEFAETVKGSIEVGKFADVVVLSRDIFTIPPDEIAQVEVLYTIAGGKIVYAAR, from the coding sequence ATGCGGAGCTTTGTGATGATGCTGCTTACGATGCTTCTCATGGCCGATATCGGAGCGTTTCGAGAAGAAGCGGAACTCGTCCTGCTGGGAGGGCGGGTGTGGACGGGCGATCCCCAGCAACCGCACGCGGAGGCCGTGGCGATCGGTCGAGGGCGCATTCTGGCCGTCGGCTCAGCGGAAGCGGTGCGCGCCTGGATCGGTTCGCGCACGCATGTCTTGGACGTGCGAGGACGGCTCGTGCTTCCCGGATTCATAGACAACCACACGCACTTTGTGAACGGCGGATTCCAATTGCTGAGCGTGGATCTGCGCGATGCGCGCGATCCGCAGGAGTTCGCTCGCCGAATCGCCGAGCGCGCGAAGGCGCTTCCGCCGGGACGATGGATCACCGGCGGCAATTGGGATCACGAGCTGTGGCCGGGGGCTCCGCTGCCGCGCAAGGAATGGATTGATCCGCACACGCCCAACACGCCGGTCTTCGTCACGCGATTGGATGGCCACATGGGATTAGCAAACAGCCTGGCCCTGCGCCGAGCAGGCATCATGCGCGAGACGCCGGATCCGCCAGGAGGGACGATCGTGCGCGATCCGCAAACTGGCGAGCCGACGGGCATTTTGAAGGATGCGGCCATGGAGCTTGTATATCGCGTGATCCCGGAGCCGAGCGACAGCGAATATGACGAAGCCCTTCGCGCCGCGCTTCGCGAAGCGGCTCGCGTCGGCGTCACTTCGATCCAGGACATCACCGAATGGGCGCATTGGCCCGTGTATCGGCGCGCGCGCCAACGGGGAGAGCTGACCGTGCGCGTGTACGCGCGAACGCCGATTCCGGAATGGGAGCGACAGCGCGAGGTGATCGCTCGCGAAGGCCCTGGCGATGAGTGGCTGCGATTCGGTGGCTTCAAAGGTTTCGTTGATGGTTCGCTCGGCTCGACGACGGCGCTTTTCTTCGAGCCGTATACGGACGCTCCGCAGACGAGCGGCTTGCTCCATGGCCAGATGTTCCCGGAAGGCATCATGAAGCAGCGGATCGCGGCGGCTGATCGGGCCGGATTCCAATGTTCGATTCACGCTATTGGCGACAAGGCCAATGCCCTATTGCTCGACATCTTCGAAGAGGTCATCCGCGAGAACGGTCCGCGCGATCGGCGCTTTCGCATCGAGCACGCGCAACATCTCCGCCCGCAAGACATCCCGCGCATGGCGCGACTCGGCGTCATCGCCTCCATGCAGCCCTATCACGCTATTGACGATGGCCGTTGGGCCGAAAAGCGCATCGGGCGCGAGCGCTGCAAGACGACGTATGCCTTTCGATCGCTTCTGGACGCCGGCGTGCGCGTGACGTTCGGATCGGATTGGCCAGTTGCCCCCTTGAATCCCCTGCTGGGCATTTACGCGGCCGTGACGCGAAAGACTCTGGATGGGAAGAATCCGAACGGGTGGTTCCCCGAGCAGAAGATCACGGTCGAAGAAGCCGTCCGAGCCTACACCGTCTGGGGAGCTTACGCGGAATTCGCCGAGACCGTGAAGGGATCAATTGAGGTCGGTAAGTTCGCTGATGTGGTCGTCCTCTCTCGCGATATCTTCACCATTCCACCGGATGAGATCGCTCAGGTCGAAGTCCTCTACACGATCGCGGGGGGGAAGATCGTCTACGCGGCACGTTGA
- a CDS encoding endonuclease/exonuclease/phosphatase family protein translates to MRRWALLVILLWGQATVSPSLPPTWLSAEVAQGGRQGRVSPSLEEHGQFSRWSGEAPATIRIVSYNIHLGRKLEQILATFRSHPELSRADVLALQEVVRDPRTSQARVLAERLELNYVYLPGKKRGDREIGLALLSRYPILDVERIVLPQERRPDDLPRIALGATIAIGATRLRLYNLHVQALVPVELKVRQVEAALQSALRQATPHRLILGDFNTLTRGDRRALDRALRHAGFSPALPGSAWTYQRLLIRMTLDWIYVQNLRVLGHGVAQEVTASDHRPIWVDVALPSPNEQ, encoded by the coding sequence ATGCGCAGATGGGCGCTGCTCGTCATTCTTCTCTGGGGACAAGCGACAGTTTCCCCGTCGCTCCCGCCGACCTGGCTGAGCGCAGAAGTCGCTCAGGGAGGGAGACAAGGGCGCGTCTCCCCTTCGCTCGAAGAGCACGGGCAATTCAGTCGCTGGTCGGGCGAGGCGCCCGCGACGATTCGAATCGTCAGCTACAACATCCATTTGGGCCGAAAGTTGGAGCAGATCCTCGCGACCTTTCGCAGCCACCCGGAACTCTCGCGCGCTGACGTGCTCGCTCTGCAGGAGGTCGTGCGCGATCCGCGCACAAGCCAAGCGCGCGTTCTGGCCGAACGTCTGGAGCTGAACTACGTCTATCTCCCCGGTAAGAAGAGAGGCGATCGGGAGATCGGGCTCGCTCTCCTCAGTCGGTATCCTATCCTGGATGTCGAGCGCATCGTGCTGCCACAAGAGCGACGCCCTGATGACCTGCCCCGCATTGCTCTTGGAGCTACGATTGCGATCGGCGCCACGCGTCTTCGTCTGTACAATTTGCACGTTCAAGCACTCGTGCCCGTCGAGCTGAAGGTGCGACAAGTCGAGGCCGCTCTTCAAAGCGCACTTCGACAGGCGACGCCTCATCGCCTCATCCTCGGCGACTTCAACACGCTCACGCGAGGAGACCGGCGCGCGCTGGATCGCGCGCTGCGACACGCCGGATTCTCTCCGGCGCTCCCCGGATCTGCATGGACGTATCAGCGATTGCTCATCCGCATGACGCTCGATTGGATCTACGTGCAGAATTTGCGCGTGCTCGGCCATGGGGTCGCTCAAGAAGTCACGGCATCTGATCATCGCCCGATTTGGGTGGATGTCGCGCTTCCCTCCCCCAATGAGCAATGA